In Candidatus Anaeroferrophillus wilburensis, one DNA window encodes the following:
- a CDS encoding amino acid-binding protein — translation MSITQLTITIDNTPGRLNQVCEILEKEHINIKGIMASAVVSPPLLNAIVDSPDQACNVLQANGFTVDTREVIAIGTPDHPGGLNVVLRALKEGGVNVETLYPFITLKGDDAILIIEVDDIQAAKKVLRQQWIKTFNVEIYKT, via the coding sequence ATGTCAATTACTCAACTTACCATAACTATCGATAATACCCCCGGCCGGCTTAACCAGGTCTGTGAGATATTGGAGAAGGAGCACATCAATATAAAAGGGATCATGGCTTCAGCCGTGGTGTCCCCCCCACTGCTCAATGCCATTGTCGACAGCCCCGATCAGGCATGCAACGTCCTGCAGGCCAATGGTTTTACCGTGGATACCCGGGAGGTTATCGCGATTGGGACTCCGGATCATCCCGGGGGGCTCAATGTGGTACTGCGAGCCCTCAAGGAGGGTGGGGTCAATGTGGAGACTCTTTATCCTTTTATAACTTTGAAAGGTGATGATGCCATTCTGATTATTGAGGTGGATGATATCCAGGCGGCTAAAAAAGTCTTGCGGCAACAGTGGATAAAAACCTTCAATGTTGAAATCTACAAGACATGA
- a CDS encoding 2-oxoacid:acceptor oxidoreductase family protein, protein MILKILCAGSGGQGVLTLGNVLGNAAMFQGYHATYLPAYGAAMRGGTANCTVSIGDEEIASPVASAPDLVVAMNQPSTVAFISRLVSGGQLLYNSSIVDDVPFRGDIEMYPMPANDMAREMGNERSVNMIVLGGLVKLSTILSLDYVFESIEFLMGKKPALAKASCAAVAKGYDFIDTNRDD, encoded by the coding sequence ATGATCTTGAAAATACTTTGTGCCGGCTCCGGCGGCCAGGGCGTGTTGACTCTTGGCAACGTGCTGGGCAACGCGGCCATGTTCCAAGGCTATCATGCGACCTATCTGCCGGCGTATGGGGCTGCCATGCGTGGTGGCACAGCAAACTGTACCGTCAGTATTGGTGATGAAGAAATTGCCTCGCCGGTGGCATCGGCGCCTGATCTGGTGGTGGCCATGAATCAGCCTTCCACCGTGGCCTTCATCAGCAGGCTGGTTTCGGGAGGCCAACTGCTTTACAACTCGTCGATTGTTGACGATGTTCCTTTCCGTGGTGATATTGAGATGTATCCCATGCCGGCCAACGATATGGCCAGGGAAATGGGCAACGAACGTTCGGTAAATATGATTGTTCTTGGTGGGCTGGTAAAGCTCAGTACCATCCTTTCGCTGGATTATGTTTTTGAAAGCATCGAATTCCTCATGGGGAAAAAACCCGCTCTGGCCAAAGCCAGTTGTGCAGCCGTTGCCAAAGGGTATGATTTCATTGATACCAACCGGGATGATTAG